One Myxococcales bacterium genomic window carries:
- the mvk gene encoding mevalonate kinase: MSAGATRGRGAGKVIVLGEHAAVYGHAAVAGAIDRAVVATATARPGPLTLAVTGAFTVAVAAADDHPVAAALRAIAAALAVDGGHAITAEATLPAGAGLGSSAALCVAVTRALAAAGGRALTDAEVAAIANDAERSFHGNPSGLDAALAAHGGLGRFVRGHGLTPIVGPPLPMAIGLSGEPRSTAAMVARVADARAADRAAADRRLARLGALADDASAWLTTGATAWPALGAAMDEAHAHLAALGVSTPGLDAMVAAARAAGALGAKLTGGGGGGAVIALAPGREDAVVAAWAALGATGFVTTVGAPP; encoded by the coding sequence GTGAGCGCGGGCGCCACCCGCGGGCGCGGGGCCGGCAAGGTGATCGTGCTGGGCGAGCACGCCGCGGTCTACGGCCACGCGGCGGTCGCGGGCGCGATCGATCGCGCGGTCGTGGCCACGGCGACGGCGCGCCCGGGGCCGCTGACCCTGGCGGTCACCGGCGCGTTCACGGTCGCGGTGGCCGCCGCCGACGATCACCCGGTGGCCGCGGCGCTGCGCGCGATCGCCGCGGCGCTGGCGGTCGACGGCGGCCACGCGATCACGGCCGAGGCGACGCTGCCGGCCGGCGCCGGGCTGGGCTCGTCGGCGGCGCTGTGCGTGGCGGTGACGCGGGCGCTGGCGGCGGCGGGCGGGCGGGCGCTGACCGACGCCGAGGTCGCCGCGATCGCCAACGACGCCGAGCGCAGCTTCCACGGCAACCCCAGCGGCCTCGACGCCGCCCTCGCGGCCCACGGCGGGCTCGGCCGGTTCGTGCGCGGCCACGGGCTCACGCCGATCGTCGGGCCGCCGCTGCCGATGGCGATCGGCCTGTCGGGCGAGCCGCGCTCGACCGCGGCCATGGTGGCGCGCGTCGCCGACGCGCGCGCCGCCGATCGCGCCGCCGCCGACCGACGCCTGGCCCGCCTGGGCGCGCTGGCCGACGACGCCAGCGCCTGGCTGACGACCGGCGCGACCGCCTGGCCGGCGCTGGGCGCGGCCATGGACGAGGCCCACGCGCACCTCGCGGCGCTGGGCGTGTCGACGCCCGGGCTCGACGCGATGGTGGCCGCGGCCCGCGCCGCGGGCGCGCTCGGCGCCAAGCTCACCGGCGGCGGCGGCGGCGGCGCGGTGATCGCGCTCGCGCCCGGCCGTGAGGACGCGGTCGTCGCCGCGTGGGCCGCGCTCGGCGCGACCGGCTTCGTCACCACCGTGGGAGCACCGCCATGA
- a CDS encoding FHA domain-containing protein, with the protein MGFLRRMFSPDHRAARAAEAAGDPDAAATHYGLAGDREGAVRMHLARAARAPDRAGEIAALRDALHWAGDEAPLVAQASAALGRALVAKAKAEGIATARDRERVREAATLLVAGGAFREAGDAFQAIDDLAAAAQAFSDAGLIDRVERALGEDELRATAEKTARDAFADYELHRRLGRRSQAKAALAASLAAEPSDDRQRVLDALAADLISGGRVELRPRGLDPVIVTARPLVALGRDAVCDLPLRAGGVSRRHAEIEVSATGFTIGDGGSRNGTLIGGLPVAGKMPLVGAGAVELGEDCKVEYELHGSPGVLFLRIATGLDRGRRLVVTRPGQRVDLTATGLACELVFEAGAPWLGRPAGGFQLGADRIGTGAVQLIVGDVLTWDDLTIDVAA; encoded by the coding sequence GTGGGGTTCCTCCGCCGGATGTTCTCGCCTGATCACCGGGCGGCGCGCGCCGCCGAGGCGGCCGGCGATCCCGACGCCGCGGCCACGCACTACGGGCTGGCCGGCGACCGCGAGGGCGCGGTCCGCATGCACCTGGCCCGGGCCGCGCGCGCGCCCGATCGCGCCGGCGAGATCGCCGCGCTGCGCGACGCGCTGCACTGGGCCGGCGACGAGGCGCCGCTGGTCGCGCAGGCGTCCGCGGCGCTGGGCCGGGCGCTGGTCGCCAAGGCCAAGGCCGAGGGGATCGCGACCGCGCGCGATCGCGAGCGCGTGCGCGAGGCCGCGACGCTGCTCGTCGCCGGCGGCGCCTTCCGCGAGGCCGGCGACGCGTTCCAGGCGATCGACGATCTCGCGGCCGCGGCCCAGGCGTTCTCCGACGCCGGCCTGATCGATCGGGTCGAGCGGGCGCTCGGCGAGGACGAGCTCCGCGCGACCGCCGAGAAGACCGCGCGCGACGCGTTCGCCGACTACGAGCTGCACCGCCGGCTGGGCCGGCGCAGCCAGGCCAAGGCCGCGCTGGCCGCCAGCCTCGCCGCCGAGCCGTCCGACGATCGGCAGCGGGTGCTCGACGCGCTCGCCGCCGACCTGATCAGCGGCGGCCGGGTCGAGCTGCGCCCGCGCGGGCTCGACCCGGTGATCGTCACGGCGCGACCGCTGGTGGCGCTGGGCCGCGACGCCGTGTGCGACCTGCCGCTGCGCGCCGGCGGCGTGTCGCGTCGCCACGCCGAGATCGAGGTGTCGGCCACCGGCTTCACGATCGGCGACGGCGGCTCGCGCAACGGCACGCTGATCGGCGGCCTGCCGGTGGCCGGCAAGATGCCGCTGGTCGGCGCCGGCGCGGTCGAGCTCGGCGAGGACTGCAAGGTCGAGTACGAGCTGCACGGCAGCCCGGGCGTGCTGTTCCTGCGGATCGCGACCGGGCTCGATCGGGGGCGCCGGCTGGTCGTGACCCGCCCCGGCCAGCGGGTCGATCTGACCGCGACCGGCCTGGCGTGCGAGCTGGTGTTCGAGGCCGGCGCGCCGTGGCTGGGCCGACCGGCCGGCGGGTTCCAGCTCGGCGCCGACCGGATCGGCACCGGCGCCGTCCAGCTGATCGTCGGCGACGTGCTCACCTGGGACGACCTCACCATCGACGTGGCGGCATGA
- a CDS encoding hydroxymethylglutaryl-CoA reductase, degradative, whose translation MAAGAHRRSDRGGHHPDSCVRSAGVSSRLHGFHARTVDERRRHLADQGLDLDDLDGGLSLADAAGMIENVVGRYALPLAVATNFTVDGVDALVPMAVEEASIVAAASNAARMARAGGGFTAIVRPAIVTGQIQLVHVVDAVAAAARLTDAAPAILARARALTPRLVARGGGPRAVSARVLATAGLDGGVVVVHVDVDCCDAMGANLVNTLCELLAPDLAARADGAVGLRILTNLTDQRTVTVACAIPLTALADARTDGATVAAGVAAASRFAEADRYRAATHNKGIMNGVDAVLVATGQDWRAVEAGAHAWAARAGGYAPLATWHVDGDHLRGQLELPLAVGTVGGALHVHRGARAMLALAGVTSAARLAALAAAAGLACNLAALRALATDGIQRGHMALHARAVARAAGADGELIDALAAELVAGGDLRPETAATLLTQLKGATLATSP comes from the coding sequence TTGGCCGCTGGCGCTCACCGTCGATCCGACCGGGGTGGACATCACCCGGACAGCTGCGTAAGGTCCGCCGGCGTGTCGTCTCGCCTGCATGGCTTCCACGCCCGGACCGTCGACGAGCGTCGCCGTCACCTCGCCGACCAAGGCCTCGACCTCGACGACCTCGACGGTGGCCTGAGCCTCGCCGACGCCGCGGGCATGATCGAGAACGTCGTCGGCCGCTACGCCCTGCCGCTGGCGGTCGCGACCAACTTCACCGTCGACGGCGTCGACGCGCTGGTGCCGATGGCGGTCGAGGAGGCGTCGATCGTCGCGGCCGCGTCCAACGCCGCGCGGATGGCCCGCGCCGGCGGCGGCTTCACCGCGATCGTGCGCCCGGCCATCGTCACCGGCCAGATCCAGCTGGTCCACGTCGTCGACGCCGTCGCCGCCGCGGCCCGGCTCACCGACGCCGCGCCCGCGATCCTGGCCCGGGCCCGGGCCCTGACGCCACGGCTGGTGGCCCGGGGCGGCGGCCCGCGCGCGGTCTCGGCGCGGGTGCTCGCGACCGCCGGCCTCGACGGCGGCGTGGTCGTGGTCCACGTCGACGTCGACTGCTGCGACGCGATGGGCGCCAACCTGGTCAACACGCTGTGCGAGCTGCTGGCGCCCGACCTCGCGGCCCGGGCCGACGGCGCGGTCGGCCTGCGCATCCTCACCAACCTCACCGATCAGCGCACGGTCACGGTCGCGTGCGCGATCCCGCTGACGGCGCTGGCCGACGCCCGCACCGACGGCGCCACCGTCGCGGCCGGGGTCGCGGCCGCGTCGCGCTTCGCCGAGGCCGATCGCTACCGCGCCGCCACCCACAACAAGGGCATCATGAACGGCGTCGACGCGGTCCTGGTCGCGACCGGCCAGGACTGGCGCGCGGTCGAGGCCGGCGCCCACGCCTGGGCCGCGCGCGCCGGCGGCTACGCCCCGCTCGCGACCTGGCACGTCGACGGCGACCACCTGCGCGGCCAGCTCGAGCTGCCGCTCGCGGTCGGCACCGTCGGCGGCGCGCTCCACGTCCACCGCGGCGCCCGCGCGATGCTGGCCCTGGCCGGCGTGACCTCCGCGGCCCGCCTGGCGGCGCTGGCCGCGGCCGCCGGGCTCGCGTGCAACCTCGCGGCGCTGCGCGCGCTCGCCACCGACGGCATCCAGCGCGGGCACATGGCGCTGCACGCGCGCGCGGTGGCCCGGGCCGCCGGCGCCGACGGCGAGCTGATCGACGCGCTCGCCGCCGAGCTGGTGGCCGGCGGCGACCTCCGGCCCGAGACCGCGGCCACCCTCCTGACCCAGCTCAAGGGTGCTACCTTGGCCACGAGCCCATGA
- a CDS encoding type 2 isopentenyl-diphosphate Delta-isomerase has protein sequence MSAEPPAIARRKADHIEVAASGAADFAERTTLLEHVHLIHQALPELAVDELDLATELCGRTLAAPLMVTGMTGGTGDAAQINRDIATAAAAAGLAMGVGSQRAMAEHPELVATFRVKDVAPDVFLIGNLGVVQAGALGVERCRELIRQIEADALAIHLNPGQELIQADGDRDFRGAVDTIARLVDALPVPVIVKETGCGLSVQAAARLKAIGVTTVDVAGAGGTSWVAVEARRAAEGSPARALGTELWDWGVPTAIATLACATAGLTTIASGGLRSGHDVARALALGATLGGLAAPVLRAQRAGGVAAITELLDGVITSIRTIMLLTGSRRPVDLRAAPRHLGAPLRGWIGDLGLPALGVARP, from the coding sequence ATGTCCGCAGAGCCCCCCGCGATCGCCCGCCGCAAGGCCGACCACATCGAGGTCGCGGCCTCGGGTGCGGCCGACTTCGCCGAGCGCACGACGCTGCTCGAGCACGTCCACCTGATCCACCAGGCGCTGCCCGAGCTGGCGGTCGACGAGCTCGACCTCGCGACCGAGCTGTGCGGCCGGACGCTGGCGGCGCCGCTGATGGTCACCGGCATGACCGGCGGCACCGGCGACGCCGCGCAGATCAACCGCGACATCGCGACCGCGGCCGCGGCGGCCGGGCTGGCGATGGGCGTCGGGTCGCAGCGCGCCATGGCCGAGCACCCCGAGCTGGTGGCCACGTTCCGGGTCAAGGACGTCGCGCCCGACGTGTTCCTGATCGGCAACCTCGGCGTGGTCCAGGCCGGCGCGCTCGGCGTCGAGCGCTGTCGCGAGCTGATCCGTCAGATCGAGGCCGACGCGCTGGCGATCCACCTGAACCCCGGCCAGGAGCTGATCCAGGCCGACGGCGATCGCGACTTCCGCGGCGCGGTCGACACGATCGCCCGGCTGGTCGACGCGCTGCCGGTGCCGGTGATCGTCAAGGAGACCGGCTGCGGGCTGTCGGTGCAGGCGGCGGCGCGCCTCAAGGCGATCGGCGTCACCACCGTCGACGTCGCCGGCGCCGGCGGCACCAGCTGGGTCGCGGTCGAGGCGCGGCGCGCGGCCGAGGGCTCGCCGGCCCGGGCGCTCGGCACCGAGCTGTGGGACTGGGGCGTGCCGACCGCGATCGCGACGCTCGCGTGCGCGACCGCGGGGCTGACGACGATCGCGTCGGGCGGCCTGCGCAGCGGCCACGACGTGGCCCGGGCCCTGGCGCTGGGCGCGACCCTCGGCGGGCTGGCGGCGCCGGTGCTGCGGGCCCAGCGCGCCGGCGGCGTGGCCGCGATCACCGAGCTGCTCGACGGGGTCATCACCTCGATCCGCACGATCATGCTCCTGACCGGCTCGCGCCGGCCGGTCGACCTGCGCGCGGCGCCGCGCCACCTCGGTGCGCCGCTGCGCGGGTGGATCGGCGATCTCGGCCTGCCGGCTTTGGGCGTGGCCCGGCCGTGA
- a CDS encoding protein kinase yields the protein MSLWARWFGRRRAPAAPTPAEPAVLRDEDDAWLEQLTSACGDGRRLDELGSTDTLAHLAGLWQRGHERLATEWLEKLIAVPEAPAEAITTLRARLVDWLEARHELERGLVHLQALAVTDAHAVRANYLLAEHYRKLGDDHAALRHYEAVLARDVDYPNVRARVERLRVARGLTAPSAGETIAGADVVGIGAGARYRLVRELGRGATGVVYLARDAEFERDVAVKLLHPHLATAGQASAVERFFGEARLMASLRHPNVVAVLDLEEKSRRLVLELAAGGTLRDLLRERGPRSIRRAIERHVQLLAALAAAHRRGVVHRDVKPGNLMFRRDPDQAGVEIMLGDFGVAQLPDAHGSTGADVAHGRRAAEAVGTLAYMSPDQRRGAEPVPADDLYATAVVLYEMLIGHHPWSREQILAGTRTRHDFHLPDAVTATAPPELAAALVAHLDRLGDPVTAARPTTDVALAEAIALRAQAIAVDAR from the coding sequence ATGAGCCTCTGGGCGCGCTGGTTCGGGCGCAGGCGCGCGCCCGCGGCGCCGACGCCGGCCGAGCCGGCGGTGCTGCGCGACGAGGACGACGCGTGGCTCGAGCAGCTCACGAGCGCGTGCGGCGACGGCCGCCGGCTCGACGAGCTCGGCTCGACCGACACCCTCGCCCACCTCGCGGGCCTGTGGCAGCGCGGGCACGAGCGGCTCGCGACCGAGTGGCTCGAGAAGCTGATCGCCGTGCCCGAGGCCCCGGCCGAGGCGATCACGACGCTGCGCGCCCGCCTGGTCGACTGGCTCGAGGCCCGCCACGAGCTCGAGCGCGGGCTGGTCCACCTGCAGGCGCTCGCCGTCACCGACGCCCACGCGGTGCGCGCCAACTACCTGCTGGCCGAGCACTACCGCAAGCTCGGCGACGATCACGCCGCGCTCCGGCACTACGAGGCGGTGCTGGCGCGCGACGTCGACTACCCCAACGTCCGGGCGCGGGTCGAGCGCCTGCGCGTGGCCCGCGGCCTGACCGCGCCGTCGGCGGGCGAGACGATCGCCGGCGCCGACGTCGTCGGCATCGGGGCCGGGGCCCGCTACCGGCTGGTGCGCGAGCTCGGCCGCGGCGCGACCGGCGTCGTCTACCTGGCCCGCGACGCCGAGTTCGAGCGCGACGTCGCGGTCAAGCTCCTGCACCCGCACCTGGCCACGGCCGGCCAGGCCAGCGCGGTCGAGCGGTTCTTCGGCGAGGCCCGGCTGATGGCGTCGCTGCGCCACCCCAACGTCGTCGCGGTGCTCGACCTCGAGGAGAAGTCGCGCCGGCTGGTGCTCGAGCTCGCGGCCGGCGGCACGCTGCGCGATCTGCTGCGCGAGCGCGGCCCGCGCTCGATCCGCCGCGCGATCGAGCGGCACGTGCAGCTGCTCGCGGCGCTGGCCGCGGCCCACCGACGCGGCGTCGTCCACCGCGACGTCAAGCCCGGCAACCTGATGTTCCGGCGCGATCCTGATCAGGCCGGGGTCGAGATCATGCTGGGCGACTTCGGCGTCGCGCAGCTGCCCGACGCGCACGGCAGCACCGGCGCCGACGTGGCCCACGGCCGCCGCGCCGCCGAGGCCGTCGGCACGCTCGCGTACATGAGTCCGGACCAGCGCCGCGGCGCCGAGCCGGTGCCGGCCGATGACCTGTACGCGACCGCGGTGGTGCTCTACGAGATGCTGATCGGCCACCACCCGTGGTCGCGCGAGCAGATCCTGGCCGGCACGCGGACGCGCCACGACTTCCACCTGCCCGACGCGGTCACCGCGACCGCGCCGCCGGAGCTGGCGGCGGCGCTGGTCGCGCACCTCGATCGGCTGGGCGACCCGGTCACCGCCGCGCGCCCGACCACCGACGTCGCGCTGGCCGAGGCGATCGCGCTCCGGGCCCAGGCGATCGCCGTCGACGCGCGCTGA
- a CDS encoding replication-associated recombination protein A, with the protein MRPRSLAEFAGQGHLVGPGKLLGQLAAGRTIPSLLLWGPPGTGKTTLARLVAEAIRAHLITLSAVEAGVKDMREAVAGAAERRDQYGRRTVLFIDEIHRFSKTQQDALLPHVEAGTVTLVGATTENPSFGVVGALLSRCRVVRLEALTDEVIATIVRRALADHDRGLGGLDVRIADDTIEQLVALAGGDARRGLGILEAAAELAGAEPPVTITAEHVAEAAQGKVLTYDRAGDEHYGVVSALIKSLRGSDPDAAAYWMTRMLEAGDDPRFILRRLVIFASEDIGNADPQALVVAVSALSAYGLVGLPEGALVMTQAVVYLACAPKSNTALTTYAAARKAVREHGALPVPAALRPASTGLARAMGHGQGYKYPHEFEGAYVPADYLPEALVGTRMYTPTESGFEAELKARLAALAERKRRG; encoded by the coding sequence ATGCGCCCGCGATCGCTGGCAGAGTTCGCCGGCCAGGGGCACCTCGTGGGTCCGGGCAAGCTCCTGGGGCAGCTCGCGGCGGGGCGCACGATCCCGTCGCTCTTGCTCTGGGGGCCGCCTGGGACTGGAAAGACCACCCTCGCCCGGCTGGTGGCGGAGGCGATCCGCGCACATCTGATCACGCTGTCGGCGGTCGAGGCCGGGGTCAAGGACATGCGCGAGGCCGTGGCCGGGGCCGCCGAGCGCCGCGATCAATACGGGCGCCGCACCGTGCTGTTCATCGACGAGATCCACCGGTTCTCGAAGACCCAGCAGGACGCGCTCCTGCCCCACGTCGAGGCCGGGACCGTGACCCTGGTCGGCGCCACCACCGAGAATCCTTCGTTCGGCGTGGTCGGCGCGCTGCTGTCGCGGTGCCGGGTGGTGCGGCTCGAGGCCCTGACCGACGAGGTGATCGCGACGATCGTGCGCCGGGCCCTGGCCGACCACGACCGCGGCCTCGGCGGGCTCGACGTCCGGATCGCGGACGACACGATCGAGCAGCTCGTGGCCCTGGCCGGGGGCGACGCGCGGCGCGGGCTCGGCATCCTCGAGGCGGCGGCCGAGCTGGCCGGCGCCGAGCCGCCGGTGACGATCACCGCCGAGCACGTGGCCGAGGCCGCCCAGGGCAAGGTGCTCACCTACGATCGCGCCGGCGACGAGCACTACGGCGTGGTCAGCGCGCTGATCAAGAGCCTGCGCGGCTCGGATCCCGACGCCGCCGCGTACTGGATGACGCGCATGCTCGAGGCCGGCGACGATCCGCGCTTCATCCTGCGGCGCCTGGTGATCTTCGCGTCCGAGGACATCGGCAACGCCGATCCCCAGGCGCTGGTGGTCGCGGTCAGCGCGCTGTCGGCCTACGGGCTGGTCGGCCTGCCCGAGGGCGCGCTGGTCATGACCCAGGCCGTGGTCTACCTGGCGTGCGCGCCCAAGTCGAACACCGCGCTCACGACCTACGCCGCCGCGCGCAAGGCGGTGCGCGAGCACGGCGCGCTGCCGGTGCCGGCGGCGCTGCGGCCGGCGTCGACGGGGCTGGCCCGGGCGATGGGTCACGGCCAGGGCTACAAGTACCCGCACGAGTTCGAGGGGGCGTACGTGCCGGCCGACTACCTGCCCGAGGCGCTGGTCGGTACGCGCATGTACACGCCGACCGAGTCGGGGTTCGAGGCCGAGCTCAAGGCCCGCCTGGCGGCGCTGGCCGAGCGCAAGCGCCGGGGCTGA
- a CDS encoding PilZ domain-containing protein, whose product MTALDRVYQYRLLLGKAASGAGLSFDEIEALTALEAAFAEDASPAVDGRRFRRESVALPAIVRGGKLHDAITVSDIGPGGMVCASAPYAEVGCAVEIVIDDIELGLTYRFKARVQWMREDGDDYALGFAWTGTPVLLRHGNSLAADPALAKLAA is encoded by the coding sequence ATGACCGCTCTCGACCGCGTGTACCAGTACCGGCTGCTGCTGGGGAAGGCCGCGTCGGGGGCCGGGCTGTCCTTCGATGAGATCGAGGCGCTCACCGCCCTCGAGGCGGCGTTCGCCGAGGACGCCAGCCCGGCGGTCGACGGCCGCCGCTTCCGGCGCGAGTCCGTCGCGCTGCCGGCGATCGTCCGCGGCGGCAAGCTCCACGACGCGATCACCGTCTCGGACATCGGGCCCGGGGGCATGGTGTGCGCCAGCGCGCCCTACGCCGAGGTCGGCTGCGCCGTCGAGATCGTCATCGACGACATCGAGCTCGGCCTGACCTACCGCTTCAAGGCCCGCGTCCAGTGGATGCGCGAGGACGGCGACGACTACGCGCTCGGGTTCGCCTGGACCGGCACGCCGGTGCTGCTCCGCCACGGCAACTCGCTCGCGGCCGATCCGGCGCTGGCGAAGCTGGCGGCGTGA
- the mvaD gene encoding diphosphomevalonate decarboxylase gives MIGTAITARACANIALVKYWGKRDAARNLPAAGSLSLTLDALTTVTTVRFDPALAADAMVLDGAPAAAPVLARTSAWLDRVRALAGTDARAAIDTANHFPTASGLASSASGFAALALAATRAAGLALDGGALSRLARLGSGSAARSIYGGLVRMHAGARADGADAIATPIDAAPAFVAGLRMVIAEVGGGAPKTHGSRDAMDHCAATSPLYAAWVACVPDDLRAAEAAIATGDLAALGAVTEGSALAMHAAAIASRPTVLYWQPATLAALAEVRALRGRGLGAWATMDAGPHVKVLTAAADAAAVAAAMTAVPGVTAVTVAAAGPGVELT, from the coding sequence ATGATCGGCACCGCAATCACCGCGCGCGCGTGCGCCAACATCGCGCTCGTCAAGTACTGGGGCAAGCGCGACGCCGCCCGCAACCTGCCGGCGGCCGGCAGCCTGTCGCTGACGCTCGACGCGCTCACGACCGTCACGACCGTGCGGTTCGATCCGGCGCTGGCCGCCGACGCGATGGTGCTCGACGGCGCGCCCGCCGCCGCCCCGGTGCTGGCCCGCACCAGCGCGTGGCTCGATCGCGTGCGCGCCCTGGCCGGCACCGACGCCCGGGCCGCGATCGACACCGCCAACCACTTCCCGACCGCGTCGGGGCTGGCGTCGTCGGCGTCCGGCTTCGCGGCGCTGGCGCTGGCCGCCACCCGGGCCGCCGGGCTCGCGCTCGACGGCGGCGCGCTGTCGCGGCTGGCGCGGCTGGGCTCGGGCTCGGCCGCGCGCTCGATCTACGGCGGCCTCGTGCGCATGCACGCCGGCGCCCGCGCGGACGGCGCCGACGCGATCGCCACGCCGATCGACGCCGCGCCGGCGTTCGTCGCCGGGCTGCGCATGGTCATCGCCGAGGTCGGCGGCGGCGCGCCGAAGACCCACGGCTCGCGCGACGCGATGGATCACTGCGCCGCGACCTCGCCGCTGTACGCCGCGTGGGTGGCGTGCGTGCCCGACGATCTGCGCGCGGCCGAGGCCGCGATCGCGACCGGCGACCTCGCGGCGCTGGGCGCGGTCACCGAGGGCAGCGCGCTGGCGATGCACGCCGCGGCGATCGCGTCGCGGCCGACGGTGCTGTACTGGCAGCCGGCGACGCTGGCGGCGCTGGCCGAGGTCCGCGCGCTGCGCGGGCGCGGCCTCGGCGCCTGGGCGACGATGGACGCCGGCCCGCACGTCAAGGTGCTGACCGCGGCCGCCGACGCCGCCGCGGTCGCGGCCGCGATGACGGCGGTGCCCGGCGTGACCGCGGTGACCGTCGCCGCCGCCGGCCCGGGCGTGGAGCTGACGTGA
- the hpnC gene encoding squalene synthase HpnC: MIHRIGDRRATAQAVPLPPSLEVGACYRYCEALCRAHHHNFPVASIFARSNLRQHIFAIFAFARVADDFADEPAYEGRRARELDRWEELLHQTYFGRPPEHPVFVALAATIKSLALPITEFTKLVSGFRTDLETRRYATWNDLRDYTREAAEPVGHLLLYIGGYRAPELHAYADDLATGLAFARLIQDMPADLARGRIYVPQEDLRHFGVSEADIEARRATPAIAALVRYLVARTRALFERARPLIDMVGADLAVELALMWHGGMRILDKIGAAGPRLFVERPRITTADKALVVSRALAWRGETLGPRAIALVRRTFVGG; this comes from the coding sequence ATGATCCACCGCATCGGCGATCGCCGCGCCACCGCCCAGGCCGTGCCCCTGCCGCCCTCGCTCGAGGTCGGCGCGTGCTACCGCTACTGTGAGGCGCTGTGCCGCGCCCACCACCACAACTTCCCGGTGGCGTCGATCTTCGCGCGCTCGAACCTGCGCCAGCACATCTTCGCGATCTTCGCGTTCGCGCGGGTCGCCGACGACTTCGCCGACGAGCCCGCCTACGAGGGCCGGCGCGCGCGCGAGCTCGATCGCTGGGAGGAGCTGCTGCACCAGACCTACTTCGGGCGCCCGCCCGAGCACCCGGTGTTCGTGGCCCTGGCGGCGACGATCAAGTCGCTGGCGCTGCCGATCACCGAGTTCACCAAGCTGGTGTCCGGATTCCGGACCGATCTCGAGACCCGGCGCTACGCGACCTGGAACGACCTGCGCGACTACACGCGCGAGGCCGCCGAGCCGGTCGGCCACCTGCTCCTGTACATCGGCGGCTATCGCGCGCCCGAGCTGCACGCGTACGCCGACGACCTCGCCACCGGGCTGGCGTTCGCGCGCCTGATCCAGGACATGCCGGCCGACCTCGCGCGCGGCCGCATCTACGTGCCGCAGGAGGACCTGCGCCACTTCGGCGTCAGCGAGGCCGACATCGAGGCCCGCCGCGCGACCCCGGCGATCGCGGCGCTGGTCCGCTACCTGGTCGCGCGCACCCGGGCGCTGTTCGAGCGGGCCCGGCCGCTGATCGACATGGTCGGCGCCGACCTCGCGGTCGAGCTGGCGCTGATGTGGCACGGCGGCATGCGCATCCTCGACAAGATCGGCGCGGCCGGGCCGCGGCTGTTCGTCGAGCGGCCGCGGATCACCACCGCCGACAAGGCGCTGGTGGTGTCGCGCGCGCTGGCGTGGCGCGGCGAGACGCTGGGCCCGCGCGCGATCGCGCTGGTGCGGCGCACGTTCGTCGGCGGGTGA